The Cellulomonas sp. S1-8 genome has a window encoding:
- a CDS encoding LacI family DNA-binding transcriptional regulator: protein MHAPRATSRDVARLAGVAQSTVSYALAGKGSISAETRERVQRAADQLQYQPNLAARAMRTRRTGRVAAVMGLPLYDPAAMLAGASAAAQAAGYLMDVLHVDGSIETRSERVLELARSGQFEGVLSFTPLLPGVAEHAPTGAPVAVSETFDDEMHAAGELVDASPVVAFVEHLAALGHARFLHVAGPSQYASAVARRSAYLATVERLGLESLGVVEGDWSGQTGLVAIRSLPDDAPPLAVVASNDLVAVGVMRGAAERGWSVPGDVSVTGWDNADVGPYLTPSLTTVDTDRAEAGRRAMRQLVGALNEEAVSQGLRPLTTIIWRESTAPPSGRTARARPAVAL, encoded by the coding sequence ATGCACGCACCGCGCGCCACCAGCCGCGACGTCGCGCGCCTGGCAGGTGTGGCGCAGTCGACCGTCTCCTACGCGCTCGCCGGCAAGGGGTCGATCTCCGCCGAGACGCGCGAGCGCGTCCAACGGGCCGCCGACCAGCTGCAGTACCAGCCGAACCTCGCCGCCCGCGCGATGCGCACCCGCCGCACCGGACGCGTGGCGGCGGTCATGGGCCTGCCGCTCTACGACCCCGCCGCCATGCTCGCGGGCGCCTCCGCCGCGGCACAGGCCGCGGGCTACCTCATGGACGTCCTCCACGTCGACGGCAGCATCGAGACCCGCAGCGAGCGCGTGCTCGAGCTCGCGCGATCCGGTCAGTTCGAGGGAGTCCTCTCGTTCACCCCGCTCCTGCCCGGGGTCGCGGAGCACGCGCCGACCGGTGCCCCCGTTGCGGTGTCCGAGACGTTCGACGACGAGATGCATGCTGCCGGGGAGCTCGTCGACGCCTCGCCGGTCGTGGCGTTCGTCGAGCACCTGGCCGCGCTCGGCCACGCGCGCTTCCTCCACGTCGCGGGACCCTCGCAGTACGCCTCCGCCGTGGCACGCCGCAGCGCGTACCTGGCGACCGTGGAGCGCCTCGGCCTGGAGTCGCTCGGCGTGGTCGAGGGCGACTGGTCCGGCCAGACGGGCCTCGTCGCGATCAGGTCGCTGCCCGACGACGCACCGCCGCTCGCCGTCGTCGCGAGCAACGACCTCGTCGCCGTCGGCGTGATGCGGGGTGCCGCGGAGCGCGGCTGGTCCGTCCCCGGGGACGTCAGCGTCACCGGGTGGGACAACGCCGACGTCGGGCCCTACCTGACACCGTCGCTCACCACCGTCGACACCGACCGCGCCGAGGCCGGACGGCGCGCGATGCGGCAGCTCGTCGGGGCCCTGAACGAGGAGGCGGTGTCCCAGGGCCTCCGCCCGCTCACCACCATCATCTGGCGGGAGTCCACCGCCCCACCCTCGGGCCGGACCGCTCGAGCGAGACCTGCCGTCGCCCTGTGA
- a CDS encoding aminoglycoside phosphotransferase family protein, with amino-acid sequence MTAPTPSHPKIEIDVTADLARALLADQHPDLADLPVHGRTFGWDNLTWRLGDDLALRFPVRELSSTLIEREQRWLPVLAPLLPVAVPRPVRDGRPGLGYPWTWSVVPWLAGDVVAATPVADRTAWATQLADALAALHVPAPVDAPTNPYRGVPLADRHAIIAARLTDDVPHVATLRDTVDAGLAAPRWDLPPVWVHGDPHPGNLVSADGLLAGLLDFGDLCSGDPASDLATAWMTFDPAGRAAFVARTQERRAWDDATWARARAWAAAYVPVLLAHPEEYPLMAAVGQHTAAQLALG; translated from the coding sequence GTGACCGCGCCCACCCCCTCCCACCCGAAGATCGAGATCGACGTCACCGCGGACCTGGCCCGTGCGCTCCTGGCCGACCAGCACCCCGACCTGGCCGACCTGCCCGTGCACGGCCGCACGTTCGGCTGGGACAACCTCACGTGGCGCCTCGGCGACGACCTCGCGCTGCGGTTCCCGGTGCGGGAGCTGTCGTCGACGCTCATCGAGCGGGAGCAGCGCTGGCTGCCCGTCCTGGCACCGCTGCTGCCGGTGGCGGTGCCGCGCCCGGTGCGGGACGGGCGTCCGGGGCTCGGCTACCCGTGGACGTGGAGCGTCGTGCCGTGGCTCGCCGGTGACGTCGTCGCCGCGACCCCGGTGGCGGACCGGACCGCCTGGGCGACGCAGCTCGCGGACGCGCTGGCGGCCCTGCACGTCCCGGCGCCGGTCGACGCGCCGACGAACCCCTACCGGGGCGTCCCGCTCGCGGACCGCCACGCGATCATCGCGGCGCGGTTGACCGACGACGTCCCGCACGTCGCCACGCTGCGCGACACGGTCGACGCAGGCCTGGCCGCGCCGCGCTGGGACCTTCCGCCCGTGTGGGTGCACGGCGACCCGCACCCCGGCAACCTCGTGAGCGCCGACGGCCTCCTGGCGGGCCTGCTCGACTTCGGCGACCTGTGCTCGGGCGACCCCGCGAGCGACCTCGCGACCGCGTGGATGACGTTCGACCCCGCCGGCCGCGCAGCGTTCGTCGCACGCACGCAGGAGCGGCGCGCCTGGGACGACGCGACGTGGGCGCGGGCCCGCGCATGGGCCGCCGCCTACGTGCCGGTCCTGCTCGCCCACCCCGAGGAGTACCCCCTGATGGCCGCCGTCGGGCAGCACACGGCCGCCCAGCTCGCCCTCGGCTGA
- a CDS encoding GuaB1 family IMP dehydrogenase-related protein: MRFLDGHTAASDLTYGDVFLVPSRSEVVSRFDVDLASADGTGTTIPVVVANMTAVAGRRMAETVARRGGIAVLPQDTPTEVVHKVVSSVKERHPVVETATVVARHDTVHTALSLIAKRSHGAAVVVDDGHPVGVVTEADCRGVDMFTQVDQVMTPDPTTVDLAVIEQGGAHGLEDAFEQLHRSRRRFSPVVSQGRLVGVLTRVGALRSSIYTPALDVHGRLRIAAAVGINGDVKSKAAELLESGVDVLVVDTAHGHQRKMLDALAAVRALDPQVPVVAGNVVTAQGVRDLVEAGADIVKVGVGPGAMCTTRMMTAVGRPQFSAVLECAAEARRLGKHVWADGGVRHPRDVALALAAGASQVMVGSWFAGTHESPGDMRTDGEGRLYKESFGMASARAVAARTQGGSAFERARKGLYEEGISHSRMYLDPRRPGVEDLLDQITSGVRSAATYVGATTLEELHERAVVGVQSAAGYDEGRPLPDGW; this comes from the coding sequence ATGCGCTTCCTCGACGGCCACACGGCCGCGTCCGACCTGACGTACGGCGACGTGTTCCTCGTCCCGTCCCGCTCCGAGGTCGTCTCCCGCTTCGACGTCGACCTCGCGTCGGCCGACGGCACCGGCACGACGATCCCGGTGGTGGTCGCGAACATGACGGCCGTCGCGGGCCGACGCATGGCCGAGACAGTGGCGCGGCGCGGCGGCATCGCCGTGCTCCCGCAGGACACCCCCACGGAGGTCGTCCACAAGGTCGTCTCGTCGGTCAAGGAGCGGCACCCCGTGGTCGAGACGGCGACGGTCGTCGCGCGCCACGACACCGTGCACACCGCCCTGTCGCTCATCGCCAAGCGCTCCCACGGCGCGGCGGTCGTCGTCGACGACGGTCACCCGGTGGGCGTGGTCACCGAGGCCGACTGCCGCGGCGTCGACATGTTCACGCAGGTGGACCAGGTGATGACGCCCGACCCGACGACCGTCGACCTCGCGGTGATCGAGCAGGGCGGCGCGCACGGCCTGGAGGACGCGTTCGAGCAGCTGCACCGCTCGCGGCGCCGCTTCTCCCCCGTCGTGTCGCAGGGTCGGCTCGTCGGCGTGCTCACGCGCGTCGGTGCGCTGCGCTCGTCGATCTACACCCCGGCGCTCGACGTGCACGGCCGGCTGCGCATCGCGGCGGCGGTCGGCATCAACGGCGACGTGAAGTCCAAGGCGGCCGAGCTGCTGGAGTCGGGCGTCGACGTGCTCGTCGTCGACACCGCGCACGGCCACCAGCGCAAGATGCTCGACGCGCTGGCCGCGGTCCGCGCGCTCGACCCGCAGGTGCCGGTCGTCGCGGGCAACGTCGTGACCGCGCAGGGCGTGCGCGACCTGGTCGAGGCGGGCGCCGACATCGTCAAGGTCGGCGTCGGCCCGGGGGCCATGTGCACGACCCGCATGATGACCGCCGTGGGGCGCCCGCAGTTCTCCGCCGTGCTGGAGTGCGCCGCCGAGGCCCGCCGCCTGGGCAAGCACGTGTGGGCCGACGGTGGCGTGCGGCACCCGCGCGACGTCGCGCTCGCGCTGGCCGCCGGTGCGTCGCAGGTGATGGTCGGCTCCTGGTTCGCGGGGACGCACGAGTCGCCCGGCGACATGCGCACCGACGGCGAGGGCCGGCTGTACAAGGAGAGCTTCGGCATGGCCTCGGCGCGGGCGGTCGCGGCGCGCACCCAGGGTGGGTCCGCGTTCGAGCGCGCCCGCAAGGGCCTGTACGAGGAGGGCATCTCGCACTCGCGGATGTACCTGGACCCGCGGCGTCCCGGCGTCGAGGACCTGCTCGACCAGATCACGTCGGGCGTCCGCTCCGCCGCGACGTACGTGGGTGCGACGACGCTCGAGGAGCTCCACGAGCGTGCCGTCGTGGGCGTCCAGTCCGCCGCCGGGTACGACGAGGGTCGCCCCCTGCCCGACGGCTGGTGA
- a CDS encoding NUDIX hydrolase translates to MTAGPRDARADLVRVARVGVPWAGVPLLPSPGTAPARRSAVLVLFGVLDAVPAHGGTAHGGTAHVPADLDVLLQRRSAGLSHHPGQVAFPGGGIDPGDDGPVGAALREAVEETGLDPSGVDVLGTLADVPLPVSDNLVTPVLAWWTRPSRVAAVDHREAVDVFRAPVADLVDPARRGVVVHPVGRGRVRTPAFELDGGVVVWGFTALVLAGVLDAAGWSVPWDRTRIVLP, encoded by the coding sequence GTGACCGCCGGGCCGCGGGACGCCCGCGCCGACCTCGTCCGCGTCGCCCGCGTCGGGGTCCCCTGGGCCGGCGTGCCCCTGCTCCCGTCGCCCGGCACGGCACCGGCGCGGCGGTCGGCGGTCCTCGTGCTGTTCGGGGTGCTCGACGCGGTCCCGGCGCACGGCGGGACGGCGCACGGCGGGACCGCGCACGTGCCGGCCGACCTCGACGTGCTGCTGCAGCGCCGCTCGGCCGGCCTCTCCCACCATCCCGGGCAGGTCGCGTTCCCCGGTGGCGGCATCGACCCGGGCGACGACGGGCCCGTGGGCGCGGCGCTGCGCGAGGCCGTCGAGGAGACCGGGCTCGACCCGAGCGGCGTCGACGTGCTCGGCACCCTGGCCGACGTGCCCCTGCCGGTGAGCGACAACCTCGTCACCCCGGTCCTGGCCTGGTGGACGCGCCCCTCGCGCGTCGCGGCGGTCGACCACCGCGAGGCGGTCGACGTGTTCCGTGCTCCCGTCGCGGACCTCGTGGACCCGGCGCGCCGCGGGGTCGTCGTGCACCCCGTGGGTCGTGGCCGCGTCCGGACGCCGGCGTTCGAGCTCGACGGTGGCGTCGTCGTCTGGGGCTTCACGGCGCTGGTGCTCGCCGGGGTGCTCGACGCGGCGGGCTGGTCGGTGCCGTGGGACCGGACCCGTATCGTCCTGCCGTGA
- a CDS encoding DUF4126 domain-containing protein translates to MLVALTGIGLSAAAGLNAYIPFLLVALLARFTDLVVLPSGLEWMTSWWAIGIGTLLLLTDVVLDKVPAVDTVNDAVQTFIRPATGGIVFAATSAAEDLEGSSWVQDNPWLPILAGIVVAGVVHAGKATARPVVNVGTGGLGGPVVSTLEDGAAIGLSLVAVFLPILVLVVLALVVWGLVVLRRRRRGRRGT, encoded by the coding sequence ATGCTGGTCGCGCTCACCGGGATCGGCCTGTCGGCCGCGGCGGGCCTCAACGCCTACATCCCGTTCCTGCTCGTCGCGCTGCTCGCGCGGTTCACGGACCTCGTCGTGCTGCCCTCCGGCCTGGAGTGGATGACGAGCTGGTGGGCCATCGGCATCGGCACGCTCCTGCTGCTCACCGACGTCGTCCTGGACAAGGTGCCCGCCGTCGACACCGTCAACGACGCCGTGCAGACGTTCATCCGGCCGGCGACGGGCGGCATCGTGTTCGCGGCCACCTCTGCGGCCGAGGACCTCGAGGGCAGCTCCTGGGTGCAGGACAACCCGTGGCTGCCGATCCTCGCCGGCATCGTCGTCGCAGGCGTCGTCCACGCCGGCAAGGCGACCGCGCGTCCCGTCGTGAACGTCGGCACCGGTGGTCTGGGCGGGCCCGTGGTCTCGACCCTCGAGGACGGCGCCGCGATCGGGCTGAGCCTCGTGGCGGTCTTCCTGCCGATCCTGGTGCTGGTGGTCCTCGCGCTCGTCGTGTGGGGCCTGGTGGTCCTGCGACGACGCCGTCGCGGCAGACGGGGCACGTAG
- a CDS encoding type 1 glutamine amidotransferase — translation MRPVLVLTHAPHEGPGAIARALADVPYGVRTVLDIPEPRLPALGDVSGVVVMGGPMDADDVAGHPGLRAERGLLAAAVDADVPVLAVCLGHQLLALALGARLHRRSAREVGFGPVRVVADDPVLRPLGATGASPTVLHWHSDEVDLPDGATLLASTDTTAVQAFRAGSAVGLQFHPELDVAMLDLWLATPDMVGGMDDEEIDEIRAAGARHLPGLLPAAQASFAAFAEQVRVRG, via the coding sequence ATGCGGCCGGTCCTGGTCCTCACGCACGCCCCCCACGAGGGTCCGGGCGCGATCGCGCGCGCCCTGGCGGACGTGCCCTACGGCGTGCGGACCGTCCTCGACATCCCCGAGCCCCGTCTCCCGGCGCTCGGGGACGTCTCCGGGGTCGTCGTCATGGGCGGCCCGATGGACGCGGACGACGTCGCCGGGCACCCCGGGCTCAGGGCCGAGCGCGGACTGCTCGCGGCGGCGGTCGACGCCGACGTGCCCGTGCTGGCCGTGTGCCTGGGCCACCAGCTCCTCGCGCTGGCCCTGGGGGCGCGTCTGCACCGCCGGTCGGCGCGTGAGGTCGGGTTCGGGCCCGTGCGCGTCGTCGCCGACGACCCGGTGCTGCGGCCCCTGGGGGCGACCGGCGCGTCGCCGACGGTGCTGCACTGGCACAGCGACGAGGTCGACCTGCCGGACGGCGCCACGCTGCTCGCGTCCACCGACACCACGGCCGTGCAGGCGTTCCGCGCGGGCAGCGCCGTCGGGCTCCAGTTCCACCCCGAGCTCGACGTCGCGATGCTCGACCTGTGGCTCGCGACGCCGGACATGGTCGGCGGGATGGACGACGAGGAGATCGACGAGATCCGGGCCGCCGGCGCGCGCCACCTGCCGGGGCTGCTGCCCGCCGCGCAGGCCTCGTTCGCGGCGTTCGCGGAGCAGGTCCGGGTCCGCGGGTGA
- a CDS encoding Gfo/Idh/MocA family protein, whose amino-acid sequence MSKNDGSTYAPDPVPAPVVGPGEFTIAAIGLDHGHIHGQVGGLIGAGAELAWVYDADQRKSEAFAARHPGVRIARSEAEVLDDPAVHLVAGAAVTSERCALGIRVMEAGKDYFTDKAPLTTLEQLAAAKDAVARTGRKYAVYYSERLHVETAVFASQLIAQGAIGRVLQVMGTGPHRLGTGRPDWFFDKERYGGILCDIGSHQIEQILHYTGASDGEVVRSQVANYHHPEHPGLDDFGDAMLVMDNGATGYFRCDWFTPAGLQTWGDGRSIILGTEGFIEQRKYMQLGTPHSTGGHLYLADGQQETYFNVTGEVGYPYFGELVLDCLNRTENAMTQQHAFKAAELSVTAQLNAVDLTERG is encoded by the coding sequence ATGAGCAAGAACGACGGTTCCACCTATGCCCCCGACCCCGTTCCGGCGCCTGTCGTGGGACCGGGGGAGTTCACCATCGCCGCGATCGGCCTCGACCACGGGCACATCCACGGCCAGGTCGGCGGCCTGATCGGTGCGGGCGCCGAGCTCGCCTGGGTCTATGACGCGGACCAGCGCAAGAGCGAGGCCTTCGCGGCCCGTCACCCCGGTGTCAGGATCGCGCGCAGCGAGGCCGAGGTGCTCGACGATCCCGCCGTGCACCTCGTCGCCGGCGCCGCCGTGACCTCCGAGCGCTGCGCCCTGGGCATCCGCGTCATGGAGGCGGGCAAGGACTACTTCACCGACAAGGCGCCACTGACCACGCTCGAGCAGCTCGCCGCCGCGAAGGACGCCGTCGCCCGGACGGGGCGCAAGTACGCGGTGTACTACTCGGAGCGGTTGCACGTGGAGACGGCCGTGTTCGCGTCGCAGCTGATCGCCCAGGGCGCGATCGGGCGCGTCCTGCAGGTCATGGGCACGGGCCCGCACCGGCTCGGCACCGGACGCCCGGACTGGTTCTTCGACAAGGAGCGGTACGGGGGCATCCTGTGCGACATCGGCTCGCACCAGATCGAGCAGATCCTGCACTACACGGGTGCGTCGGACGGCGAGGTCGTCCGGTCACAGGTCGCGAACTACCACCACCCCGAGCACCCGGGCCTCGACGACTTCGGCGATGCGATGCTGGTCATGGACAACGGCGCCACCGGCTACTTCCGCTGCGACTGGTTCACCCCCGCCGGCCTGCAGACCTGGGGCGACGGGCGCTCGATCATCCTGGGTACCGAGGGGTTCATCGAGCAGCGCAAGTACATGCAGCTCGGCACCCCGCACTCCACCGGCGGCCACCTCTACCTCGCCGACGGCCAGCAGGAGACCTACTTCAACGTCACGGGCGAGGTGGGGTACCCGTACTTCGGCGAGCTGGTCCTCGACTGCCTGAACCGCACCGAGAACGCCATGACCCAGCAGCACGCCTTCAAGGCCGCCGAGCTGTCGGTCACGGCGCAGCTCAACGCCGTCGACCTCACCGAGCGCGGCTGA
- the dxs gene encoding 1-deoxy-D-xylulose-5-phosphate synthase, giving the protein MGVLGRISSPQDVRRLTTQQVDELAGEIRAFLVDQVSRTGGHLGPNLGVVELSIALHRVFDSPRDTIVFDTGHQAYVHKMLTGRQDFSDLRRRGGMSGYPSRAESEHDVVENSHASTALSWADGIAKARQLRGESDRHTVAIIGDGALTGGMAWEALNNIAAGGDRRLVVVVNDNGRSYAPTIGGLAHHLDTLRTTQGYESVLTWGKTTLRRSGPPGRLAYEALHGLKKGIKDVVAPQGMFEDLGLKYVGPVDGHDEQAVEHALRRARAFGGPVIVHVITEKGRGYTPAEQDVADRFHAVGKIHPETGLPLAPSRFGWTSVFADEIVRIGRRRPDVVAITAAMLQPVGLAPFAAEFPERVFDVGIAEQHAATSAAGMAYAGLHPVVAVYATFLNRAFDQVLMDVALHRAGVTFVLDRAGITGDDGASHNGMWDLAMLSIVPGLRLAAPRDEPRLRAALRQAVDVDDAPTVVRYPKGTMRDPVEALEDVDGVDVLARHDGEGARVLVVGIGAMVGTALAVGELLAAHGQAVTVVDPCWALPVPAALVKLAGEHDHVVTLEDGLVDGGVGALVGQRAREANLATAVQSFGVPAVFLQHATRDEIVDELRLGAHDIAGDVLTVLRARG; this is encoded by the coding sequence GTGGGGGTGCTCGGACGCATCTCGTCGCCGCAGGACGTGCGCCGGTTGACGACCCAGCAGGTCGACGAGCTCGCCGGCGAGATCCGCGCGTTCCTCGTCGACCAGGTCTCGCGCACGGGCGGGCACCTCGGGCCCAACCTCGGCGTCGTCGAGCTGTCCATCGCGCTGCACCGCGTGTTCGACTCCCCGCGCGACACGATCGTCTTCGACACCGGCCACCAGGCCTACGTCCACAAGATGCTCACCGGACGCCAGGACTTCTCGGACCTGCGGCGCCGCGGCGGCATGTCGGGGTACCCGAGCCGCGCCGAGTCCGAGCACGACGTGGTCGAGAACTCGCACGCGTCGACCGCGCTCTCGTGGGCCGACGGCATCGCGAAGGCGCGGCAGCTGCGCGGTGAGTCCGACCGGCACACGGTCGCGATCATCGGTGACGGCGCGCTCACCGGCGGCATGGCCTGGGAGGCGTTGAACAACATCGCCGCCGGCGGTGACCGCCGCCTCGTCGTCGTCGTGAACGACAACGGACGCTCGTACGCCCCCACGATCGGCGGGCTCGCGCACCACCTCGACACGCTGCGCACGACGCAGGGCTACGAGTCCGTCCTGACGTGGGGCAAGACGACCCTGCGCCGTTCGGGCCCCCCGGGACGCCTGGCGTACGAGGCGCTGCACGGCCTGAAGAAGGGCATCAAGGACGTCGTCGCGCCCCAGGGCATGTTCGAGGACCTGGGCCTGAAGTACGTCGGCCCGGTCGACGGGCACGACGAGCAGGCGGTCGAGCACGCGCTGCGCCGTGCGCGCGCCTTCGGCGGGCCGGTCATCGTGCACGTCATCACGGAGAAGGGGCGCGGGTACACGCCCGCCGAGCAGGACGTCGCAGACCGGTTCCACGCCGTCGGCAAGATCCACCCCGAGACCGGGCTGCCGCTCGCGCCGTCGCGCTTCGGCTGGACCAGCGTCTTCGCCGACGAGATCGTGCGGATCGGGCGACGACGCCCGGACGTCGTCGCGATCACGGCGGCGATGCTGCAGCCGGTGGGCCTCGCGCCGTTCGCCGCGGAGTTCCCCGAGCGTGTGTTCGACGTCGGGATCGCCGAGCAGCACGCCGCCACGTCGGCCGCCGGGATGGCGTACGCCGGGCTGCACCCCGTCGTCGCGGTGTACGCGACGTTCCTCAACCGCGCGTTCGACCAGGTTCTCATGGACGTCGCGCTGCACCGCGCCGGCGTCACGTTCGTGCTGGACCGCGCCGGGATCACGGGTGACGACGGGGCCAGCCACAACGGCATGTGGGACCTCGCCATGCTCTCCATCGTGCCGGGGCTGCGCCTCGCTGCGCCTCGCGACGAGCCGAGGCTGCGCGCCGCGCTGCGCCAGGCCGTCGACGTCGACGACGCACCGACGGTCGTCCGCTACCCCAAGGGGACCATGCGCGACCCGGTCGAGGCGCTCGAGGACGTGGACGGCGTGGACGTGCTCGCGCGGCACGACGGCGAGGGTGCGCGTGTGCTGGTCGTCGGGATCGGCGCGATGGTCGGCACGGCGCTCGCCGTGGGCGAGCTGCTGGCCGCCCACGGGCAGGCCGTCACGGTCGTCGACCCCTGCTGGGCGCTGCCGGTGCCGGCAGCGCTGGTCAAGCTCGCGGGGGAGCACGACCACGTCGTGACGCTCGAGGACGGGCTCGTGGACGGCGGCGTCGGTGCCCTGGTGGGGCAGCGGGCCCGGGAGGCGAACCTCGCGACCGCCGTGCAGTCCTTCGGTGTCCCGGCGGTGTTCCTGCAGCACGCCACGCGCGACGAGATCGTCGACGAGCTGCGGCTGGGCGCCCACGACATCGCGGGCGACGTGCTGACCGTGCTGCGCGCGCGGGGCTGA
- a CDS encoding Gfo/Idh/MocA family protein, with the protein MLNIGVVGTGGIAAAHLAAYAAFPEECRVVALHDVVESRAHGTKAASGLAEADVVAYVELLARQDVDLVSVCTPPSTHRHLTVDLLRSGKNVLVEKPMAPSVADCDAMIAAAHQTGKMLSVVAQNRFRNDLAAVKETIDSGLLGPVSHARVDSAWWRGTPYYDLDWRGTWQSEGGGPTLNHAIHHVDLLLWMLGRPERVTAVMTNAWHDNSEVEDLSVAVLEWERTIATLTASVVHHGEQQAFAVQGRDAAVAQPWSVQAESAQPNGFPARGGNAELVDRIERLAADRVPLVHEGHTGQLGDVLAALVAGRAPAITGEDGRRTVEVVTAIYQAAIERRPVDLPLDPTSPWYAGAALLARAPRYHEKTGAVASQEGVISLGGSPGPSA; encoded by the coding sequence ATGCTCAACATCGGCGTCGTCGGGACCGGCGGCATCGCCGCCGCGCACCTCGCGGCCTACGCGGCCTTCCCCGAGGAGTGCCGAGTCGTCGCGCTGCACGACGTCGTGGAGTCCCGGGCGCACGGGACGAAGGCCGCGTCCGGGCTCGCTGAGGCCGACGTGGTCGCCTACGTCGAGCTCCTGGCACGTCAGGACGTCGACCTGGTGAGCGTCTGCACGCCGCCGTCGACGCACCGCCACCTCACCGTCGACCTGCTGCGCTCGGGCAAGAACGTCCTCGTCGAGAAGCCGATGGCACCCTCGGTCGCCGACTGCGACGCGATGATCGCGGCCGCGCACCAGACCGGGAAGATGCTCAGCGTGGTCGCGCAGAACCGGTTCCGCAACGACCTCGCCGCGGTGAAGGAGACGATCGACTCGGGACTGCTGGGGCCGGTGTCGCACGCCCGTGTCGACTCGGCGTGGTGGCGCGGTACGCCCTACTACGACCTGGACTGGCGGGGCACCTGGCAGTCCGAGGGTGGCGGCCCCACCCTCAACCACGCGATCCACCACGTCGACCTCCTGCTGTGGATGCTCGGCCGGCCCGAGCGGGTCACGGCGGTGATGACGAACGCGTGGCACGACAACTCCGAGGTCGAGGACCTCTCCGTCGCGGTGCTCGAGTGGGAGCGGACGATCGCGACGCTGACGGCGTCCGTCGTCCACCACGGCGAGCAGCAGGCCTTCGCGGTCCAGGGCCGCGATGCCGCGGTCGCCCAGCCGTGGTCGGTGCAGGCAGAGTCCGCCCAGCCCAACGGCTTCCCGGCACGCGGCGGCAACGCCGAGCTGGTCGACCGCATCGAGAGGCTTGCCGCCGACCGCGTGCCGCTCGTCCACGAGGGGCACACCGGCCAGCTCGGTGACGTGCTGGCCGCCCTCGTCGCTGGCCGCGCGCCGGCGATCACGGGTGAGGACGGGCGTCGGACGGTCGAGGTGGTCACCGCCATCTACCAGGCCGCGATCGAGCGCCGGCCCGTGGACCTGCCGCTCGACCCCACGTCGCCGTGGTACGCCGGCGCGGCGCTGCTGGCACGGGCGCCGCGCTATCACGAGAAGACCGGCGCGGTGGCGTCGCAGGAGGGTGTGATCTCCCTCGGCGGCTCACCCGGCCCGTCCGCCTGA
- a CDS encoding DUF1801 domain-containing protein, which translates to MESRGPEQTVHAQGEGALDVASFVEQVADPRRRAEAQTLVPLLERATGQPARVWGGGIVGFGRYHYRYASGREGDAAAAGFSPRKAQLTVYFPLGFDGLDDQLARLGPHTTSASCLYLKRLDAVDLDVLEEMVRTSYTQVVDRVWP; encoded by the coding sequence ATGGAGAGCCGTGGTCCGGAGCAGACCGTGCACGCGCAGGGCGAGGGCGCGCTCGACGTCGCGTCGTTCGTCGAGCAGGTCGCCGACCCGCGGCGACGCGCCGAGGCGCAGACGCTCGTCCCGCTGCTCGAGCGCGCGACGGGCCAGCCGGCCCGGGTCTGGGGCGGGGGCATCGTCGGCTTCGGGCGCTACCACTACCGCTACGCCAGCGGCCGGGAGGGTGACGCCGCCGCGGCCGGGTTCTCACCGCGCAAGGCCCAGCTCACGGTGTACTTCCCCCTCGGCTTCGACGGGCTCGACGACCAGCTCGCACGGCTCGGCCCGCACACCACGAGCGCGTCGTGCCTGTACCTCAAGCGCCTCGACGCCGTCGACCTCGACGTCCTGGAGGAGATGGTGCGGACGTCGTACACGCAGGTGGTCGACCGCGTCTGGCCGTGA